In the Thermodesulfovibrionales bacterium genome, CGCCTCCGGCATGTATCATGATGGAACGCCCCTTGAGATCATCCACCTTCAGCCGAGGAGCAAGCACAGGAAGGGTCGCCTTTCCGTCAGCCGCGACGTACAGAGCCGGGAGATCACCGAGATGACCGTTGCCGTAAGGCCCCTCGTGCTTGCCCGTTGCCGCAGGGTCATAATGCCCGCCCGCCGCGAGCGCCGGAACCGCCTTGCCATCTTTCATGGCATGGGCGCAGTCGGGTTTCTCATGTATATGAAATCCGTGCAGTCCGGGTGACAGGTCGCTCAACTGGGGCGTCAACAGAAGTCCGTACTTACCGTCTGATGCCGTAATCGTGCCGATCTCCTTTCCGACTCCCGCTTCGTTGACCAACTGTACCTTGATGATCACATCCTCGGCAAAGGCAACCCCCGCGAAAACCAAACTGATTATCATGACGAGCATAACTTTCCCCATTGGCTTCTCCTCCTCTTCAATGATTGGTAACTCAAGCACAGTATAACCGAGGCATCCATAGCTTGCAACTGTGCCCGACCTTCGCTGACCGTCTCCCCATTCTACTCTCCGAGATAAGCCCTCTTGACCTGCTCATTCCTGAGGAGTTCCTCGCCTGTGCCGTGGGCTGCTATCCTGCCGTTTTCGAGCACATAGCCCCTCTGAGAGAGATTGAGTGCCGCATGAGCGTTCTGCTCAACGAGAAGGATCGTGACCCCCTCGTTGTTGATCTCCCTGATAATCTTGAATATCCTGCTCGATATTATCGGTGCGAGCCCGAGGGAGGGTTCATCGAGTAAGAGCATCTTCGGTCTTGACATGAGGGCCCTTCCGATGGCAAGCATCTGCTGCTCACCGCCGCTCAGCGTGCCGCCAAGCTGGTGCTCTCTTTCCCCGAGCACGGGAAAAAGTTCGAAGACCTTTCCTAACCGCCTTTCTTGCTCTCCCCTGTCCGATGATCCCCTGCCGGTAGCCGCATATGCCCCCATCTCGAGGTTCTCCCTGACGGTTAGCCGGGGGAATATCCTCCTGCCTTCAGGAACCTGACTGATTCCCATCCTCACGATTTCATGGGGCGAGAGGGCATTTATCACCCTCTGTTCAAAATAGATATTCCCGACCCTCGGTCTGAGTACACCGGAGATGCTCATGAGCGTCGTCGACTTCCCGGCACCGTTATTCCCTATCAGGCAGACGACTTCCCCCTCCTTGACCACAAGGTCGACGCCCCGAAGGGCCTCTGCATTACCGTAGAAGGTGTGAAGATTTTCGAGTCTCAACATCATCAGCCCTTTTTCCCGAGATACGCCTCGATGACCATCGGGTCGTTCCTGATCGCCTCGGGAGAGCCCTCCGCAATCTTTACGCCGTGGTCGAGGACGACTACCGTTTCGGAAACTCCCATCACTACTTTCATATCATGCTCGATGAGGGCGATCGTCTTGCCGAGTTTCTGAAGCCTCCTGATGATCTCCATAATCTCCGCCGTTTCCTGAGCGTTCATCCCGGCAGTAGGTTCATCGAGGAGGATGAGGGCGGGTTCCGACGCAAGGGCCCTTGCTATCTCAAGTCTTCTCTGGTCTCCGTAGGGGAGATTGAAGGAGGGCAGAGCCGCAAGATCGCAGAGGCCGACAAGATCGAGATATTCCCTGGCCTTCTCTCTGGCGGCCTCTTCTTCTCCGCGGAAACCTCTTCCCCTGACAACGGCGCCGATGAACCCGGTCTTTATCTTCCCGTGCTGCGACACGAGCACATTATCGAGGACCGACATCTCCCGGAACAACCTGATATTCTGAAATGTGCGCGCTATGCCCAGTGAGGCGATACGGTATGACGGCAAACCCATGATATCGGCATGGAAGAATTGGACCATCCCTCTGGTCGGTTTTGTAAGTCCCGTGAGACAGTTGAAGAGCGTTGTCTTTCCGGCACCGTTCGGTCCGATGATGCTCATAATTGAGCCTTCACGTATTCTGAGGCTCACGTCTTCGATCGCCCTGACTCCGCCAAAATGCTTTGTCAGACCGCGCACTTCTAAAAGGTACATACGTCATCCTTCGGAGATCCTCCCTGCGGGTTCTCCCCTCCCATTCCGCCAAGAAGACCCTGAGGCCTGAAGATCATCATGATGATCAATCCGATACTGAGGGCGAGCATCCGAAAGGACTGAACCTCCCTCAGGACTTCAGGGAGCATGATGAGGAGAAGGGCACCGACGACAACCCCGGGCAGGCTGCCGAGGCCGCCCAGTATCACCATACAGAGAACGAGAACCGACTCCATAAACGTAAAGCTCTCCGGAGAAACAAACTGCATCTTTGCCGCAAAGAGTCCGCCTGCGAGTCCGGCCCACAATGACCCGAAGGAAAGGGCGTAAAGCTTGTACCGTGTTGTAGGTATCCCCATGGCAGATGCACAGACCTCATCCTCTCTTATGGCTACCCAGGCCCTGCCGATCTTCGAGGAACGAACGCGCTTCACCACGGTGTAAGTCAGGATAGCCGACAGGAGGGTGAGGTAGTAATATCCGCTCATCCCCGCCAAGGAGAAACCGAGGATCTGGGGAGGAGCGATACCTGATATGCCATTCGGGCCGTTCGTCACGGAATCCCAGTTGTTCAACACGAGACGGACTATCTCACCGAACCCTAAGGTAACGATCGCGAGGTAATCCCCCCTGAGTCGCAGAGCCGGCACCGAGAGGACGAACCCCGAGAGGGCGGTTACCCCGATACAGACCGGCATCGACTGCCAGAAACCGAACCCCATCTTCAGATTGAGAAGCGCATAGGTGTAAGCCCCGAGCGCATAGAAGGCGACATACCCGAGATTGAGAAGGCCGGCGAAACCGACTACAACGTTGAGTCCGAGTGCGAGTATCACATAGATGCCGGTGAGGATCGATATGTCGAGGAGATAATTCTTCGCAAATAACGGTATCACGAACAGACCGGCGATAGTGAGGTAACGGAGGAGAGGGAATGTCGAAGGTAATAGTTTCTTCCGCCCTATCCGCGCCCTGAGGGACCCCGTCTTTTTCCATGACAAGCCCAGGAAAGCCACGAGAGATCCGAACGAAAAAAACGCCACGGAAAGGACTGAGAAGAGGATGACGGACGCCTTGAGTCCCTTGAAGGGAAGGAAAAGGATCGCAAACCAGAGCGCAACGAGAAGCCTGGATCTATGGGGTAATGTGAG is a window encoding:
- a CDS encoding superoxide dismutase family protein; amino-acid sequence: MGKVMLVMIISLVFAGVAFAEDVIIKVQLVNEAGVGKEIGTITASDGKYGLLLTPQLSDLSPGLHGFHIHEKPDCAHAMKDGKAVPALAAGGHYDPAATGKHEGPYGNGHLGDLPALYVAADGKATLPVLAPRLKVDDLKGRSIMIHAGG
- a CDS encoding ABC transporter ATP-binding protein, yielding MLRLENLHTFYGNAEALRGVDLVVKEGEVVCLIGNNGAGKSTTLMSISGVLRPRVGNIYFEQRVINALSPHEIVRMGISQVPEGRRIFPRLTVRENLEMGAYAATGRGSSDRGEQERRLGKVFELFPVLGEREHQLGGTLSGGEQQMLAIGRALMSRPKMLLLDEPSLGLAPIISSRIFKIIREINNEGVTILLVEQNAHAALNLSQRGYVLENGRIAAHGTGEELLRNEQVKRAYLGE
- a CDS encoding ABC transporter ATP-binding protein, which encodes MYLLEVRGLTKHFGGVRAIEDVSLRIREGSIMSIIGPNGAGKTTLFNCLTGLTKPTRGMVQFFHADIMGLPSYRIASLGIARTFQNIRLFREMSVLDNVLVSQHGKIKTGFIGAVVRGRGFRGEEEAAREKAREYLDLVGLCDLAALPSFNLPYGDQRRLEIARALASEPALILLDEPTAGMNAQETAEIMEIIRRLQKLGKTIALIEHDMKVVMGVSETVVVLDHGVKIAEGSPEAIRNDPMVIEAYLGKKG